From the genome of Mixophyes fleayi isolate aMixFle1 chromosome 2, aMixFle1.hap1, whole genome shotgun sequence, one region includes:
- the QTRT2 gene encoding queuine tRNA-ribosyltransferase accessory subunit 2 isoform X3, with amino-acid sequence MMMKLTISKVTSRARLGVVTSLGQNGEKKLEVPGCLLYTKTASPPHLTHDTLQTIEGVPPVAHVTLATLAEHQEVLEEYKEGVGKFAGLSDTVLYCSVNDPVTPSPSGYNTNKKALKVDWFQCLSDGEVMPQGFTRKRAKKSVDRSLGYLDECLQLLAENEDLKQKVVIGAIEGGDLLEERLRSARETSKRPVGGFLLDGFQEISMSRETKLQIISSVTAELPEDKPRLIHGVGRPDEVLDCIECGVDLFDSSFPYEVTERGCALSFDHHFQPDPETAGGHQSPDRAPVSYVLDKDEIDNDDRNGEEEIKKEDPEIDRSKITSYEICLKEERFREDFRPLLPGCTCYCCRNHTRAYVHHLLASKELLAGILLMIHNFQQYFSFFRSVREALRDGKLEVLKQMIRRQTS; translated from the exons ATGATGATGAAGCTGACGATCAGTAAAGTGACGAGTCGAGCCCGCCTCGGGGTCGTTACCAGTTTGGGTCAGAATGGGGAGAAGAAATTGGAGGTTCCAGGATGCCTCCTGTACACAAAGACTGCATCACCTCCACATCTTACCCACGATACCCTGCAGACCATCGAAGGCGTCCCACCCGTGGCTCATGTCACGCTCGCCACCCT AGCTGAACACCAGGAGGTCCTGGAGGAATATAAAGAGGGAGTTGGGAAGTTTGCAG GGTTATCAGACACTGTCCTTTATTGCTCAGTGAATGACCCAGTCACCCCGAGCCCATCCGGATACAACACAAACAAG AAAGCTCTGAAGGTGGACTGGTTCCAGTGCCTGTCTGACGGGGAGGTGATGCCCCAGGGCTTCACCAGGAAGAGGGCCAAGAAGTCCGTAGACCGCTCTCTGGGGTATTTAGACGAATGTCTCCAGCTGCTCGCCGAGAACGAG GACCTGAAGCAGAAGGTTGTGATTGGGGCCATTGAAGGAGGAGACCTCCTGGAAGAGAGGCTGAGATCCGCACGAGAGACGTCTAAGAGACCTGTGGGTGGTTTCCTCTTGGATGGATTTCAGGAGATTAGCATGAGCCGGGAGACCAAGCTGCAGATCATCTCATCGGTCACTGCAGAGCTACCGGAAGACAAGCCCCG ACTCATACATGGCGTGGGCCGGCCGGACGAGGTTCTAGACTGCATAGAGTGTGGCGTGGATCTGTTTGACAGCAGTTTTCCGTACGAGGTGACGGAACGAGGTTGCGCTCTGTCGTTCGATCACCACTTCCAGCCAGATCCTGAGACCGCAGGTGGACATCAGAGTCCTGACCGTGCCCCAGTGTCTTATG TTCTAGACAAGGATGAAATCGACAATGATGACCGGAATGGGGAAGAAGAGATAAAGAAAGAGGATCCAGAGATCGATCGATCCAAAATAACCTCCTACGAGATCTGCCTGAAGGAGGAAAG GTTCCGTGAAGACTTCAGACCGCTGCTCCCGGGCTGTACTTGTTATTGTTGCCGCAATCACACCCGCGCCTACGTCCACCACCTCCTGGCGTCTAAAGAGTTACTAGCCGGCATTCTGCTCATGATACACAACTTCCAGCAATACTTCAGCTTCTTTCGCTCTGTACGGGAAGCTCTGAGAGACGGGAAACTCGAAGTCCTGAAGCAGATGATCCGGAGACAGACGTCCTGA
- the QTRT2 gene encoding queuine tRNA-ribosyltransferase accessory subunit 2 isoform X2, translating to MMMKLTISKVTSRARLGVVTSLGQNGEKKLEVPGCLLYTKTASPPHLTHDTLQTIEGVPPVAHVTLATLAEHQEVLEEYKEGVGKFAGLSDTVLYCSVNDPVTPSPSGYNTNKTVSMWGSGGRLEVTPQKFMSLQKALKVDWFQCLSDGEVMPQGFTRKRAKKSVDRSLGYLDECLQLLAENEDLKQKVVIGAIEGGDLLEERLRSARETSKRPVGGFLLDGFQEISMSRETKLQIISSVTAELPEDKPRLIHGVGRPDEVLDCIECGVDLFDSSFPYEVTERGCALSFDHHFQPDPETAVLDKDEIDNDDRNGEEEIKKEDPEIDRSKITSYEICLKEERFREDFRPLLPGCTCYCCRNHTRAYVHHLLASKELLAGILLMIHNFQQYFSFFRSVREALRDGKLEVLKQMIRRQTS from the exons ATGATGATGAAGCTGACGATCAGTAAAGTGACGAGTCGAGCCCGCCTCGGGGTCGTTACCAGTTTGGGTCAGAATGGGGAGAAGAAATTGGAGGTTCCAGGATGCCTCCTGTACACAAAGACTGCATCACCTCCACATCTTACCCACGATACCCTGCAGACCATCGAAGGCGTCCCACCCGTGGCTCATGTCACGCTCGCCACCCT AGCTGAACACCAGGAGGTCCTGGAGGAATATAAAGAGGGAGTTGGGAAGTTTGCAG GGTTATCAGACACTGTCCTTTATTGCTCAGTGAATGACCCAGTCACCCCGAGCCCATCCGGATACAACACAAACAAG ACCGTGTCCATGTGGGGTTCAGGGGGCCGACTGGAGGTGACGCCCCAGAAGTTCATGTCATTGCAGAAAGCTCTGAAGGTGGACTGGTTCCAGTGCCTGTCTGACGGGGAGGTGATGCCCCAGGGCTTCACCAGGAAGAGGGCCAAGAAGTCCGTAGACCGCTCTCTGGGGTATTTAGACGAATGTCTCCAGCTGCTCGCCGAGAACGAG GACCTGAAGCAGAAGGTTGTGATTGGGGCCATTGAAGGAGGAGACCTCCTGGAAGAGAGGCTGAGATCCGCACGAGAGACGTCTAAGAGACCTGTGGGTGGTTTCCTCTTGGATGGATTTCAGGAGATTAGCATGAGCCGGGAGACCAAGCTGCAGATCATCTCATCGGTCACTGCAGAGCTACCGGAAGACAAGCCCCG ACTCATACATGGCGTGGGCCGGCCGGACGAGGTTCTAGACTGCATAGAGTGTGGCGTGGATCTGTTTGACAGCAGTTTTCCGTACGAGGTGACGGAACGAGGTTGCGCTCTGTCGTTCGATCACCACTTCCAGCCAGATCCTGAGACCGCAG TTCTAGACAAGGATGAAATCGACAATGATGACCGGAATGGGGAAGAAGAGATAAAGAAAGAGGATCCAGAGATCGATCGATCCAAAATAACCTCCTACGAGATCTGCCTGAAGGAGGAAAG GTTCCGTGAAGACTTCAGACCGCTGCTCCCGGGCTGTACTTGTTATTGTTGCCGCAATCACACCCGCGCCTACGTCCACCACCTCCTGGCGTCTAAAGAGTTACTAGCCGGCATTCTGCTCATGATACACAACTTCCAGCAATACTTCAGCTTCTTTCGCTCTGTACGGGAAGCTCTGAGAGACGGGAAACTCGAAGTCCTGAAGCAGATGATCCGGAGACAGACGTCCTGA
- the QTRT2 gene encoding queuine tRNA-ribosyltransferase accessory subunit 2 isoform X1 gives MMMKLTISKVTSRARLGVVTSLGQNGEKKLEVPGCLLYTKTASPPHLTHDTLQTIEGVPPVAHVTLATLAEHQEVLEEYKEGVGKFAGLSDTVLYCSVNDPVTPSPSGYNTNKTVSMWGSGGRLEVTPQKFMSLQKALKVDWFQCLSDGEVMPQGFTRKRAKKSVDRSLGYLDECLQLLAENEDLKQKVVIGAIEGGDLLEERLRSARETSKRPVGGFLLDGFQEISMSRETKLQIISSVTAELPEDKPRLIHGVGRPDEVLDCIECGVDLFDSSFPYEVTERGCALSFDHHFQPDPETAGGHQSPDRAPVSYVLDKDEIDNDDRNGEEEIKKEDPEIDRSKITSYEICLKEERFREDFRPLLPGCTCYCCRNHTRAYVHHLLASKELLAGILLMIHNFQQYFSFFRSVREALRDGKLEVLKQMIRRQTS, from the exons ATGATGATGAAGCTGACGATCAGTAAAGTGACGAGTCGAGCCCGCCTCGGGGTCGTTACCAGTTTGGGTCAGAATGGGGAGAAGAAATTGGAGGTTCCAGGATGCCTCCTGTACACAAAGACTGCATCACCTCCACATCTTACCCACGATACCCTGCAGACCATCGAAGGCGTCCCACCCGTGGCTCATGTCACGCTCGCCACCCT AGCTGAACACCAGGAGGTCCTGGAGGAATATAAAGAGGGAGTTGGGAAGTTTGCAG GGTTATCAGACACTGTCCTTTATTGCTCAGTGAATGACCCAGTCACCCCGAGCCCATCCGGATACAACACAAACAAG ACCGTGTCCATGTGGGGTTCAGGGGGCCGACTGGAGGTGACGCCCCAGAAGTTCATGTCATTGCAGAAAGCTCTGAAGGTGGACTGGTTCCAGTGCCTGTCTGACGGGGAGGTGATGCCCCAGGGCTTCACCAGGAAGAGGGCCAAGAAGTCCGTAGACCGCTCTCTGGGGTATTTAGACGAATGTCTCCAGCTGCTCGCCGAGAACGAG GACCTGAAGCAGAAGGTTGTGATTGGGGCCATTGAAGGAGGAGACCTCCTGGAAGAGAGGCTGAGATCCGCACGAGAGACGTCTAAGAGACCTGTGGGTGGTTTCCTCTTGGATGGATTTCAGGAGATTAGCATGAGCCGGGAGACCAAGCTGCAGATCATCTCATCGGTCACTGCAGAGCTACCGGAAGACAAGCCCCG ACTCATACATGGCGTGGGCCGGCCGGACGAGGTTCTAGACTGCATAGAGTGTGGCGTGGATCTGTTTGACAGCAGTTTTCCGTACGAGGTGACGGAACGAGGTTGCGCTCTGTCGTTCGATCACCACTTCCAGCCAGATCCTGAGACCGCAGGTGGACATCAGAGTCCTGACCGTGCCCCAGTGTCTTATG TTCTAGACAAGGATGAAATCGACAATGATGACCGGAATGGGGAAGAAGAGATAAAGAAAGAGGATCCAGAGATCGATCGATCCAAAATAACCTCCTACGAGATCTGCCTGAAGGAGGAAAG GTTCCGTGAAGACTTCAGACCGCTGCTCCCGGGCTGTACTTGTTATTGTTGCCGCAATCACACCCGCGCCTACGTCCACCACCTCCTGGCGTCTAAAGAGTTACTAGCCGGCATTCTGCTCATGATACACAACTTCCAGCAATACTTCAGCTTCTTTCGCTCTGTACGGGAAGCTCTGAGAGACGGGAAACTCGAAGTCCTGAAGCAGATGATCCGGAGACAGACGTCCTGA